The nucleotide window CGATGAAAAGATCACAGTCCGGGTTGACCCACTGTCGGCTGAACCCGTAGCTTCCATACAATTCACCACAGTAGGTAATGCAGGTAACCTTGTCGGGACCCAGCGTCTTTTTTGCCAATTCGAAAAACCCGTGATTGAGGTGCGGGTGGGTACTGATCAACACCTGCGGCTGGTAGAGTTCGAGTGTTTCCTCAAAATTCTTGCGACCAAAGATGCGCTTGGCGGCCCCCAGCAGTTTCACCTGCTCGAGAAAATTCCAGTAGACGTGATGCATGCGCGGCGCCAGTCGCTGGATCCAGTTGTAAGTTTCCACCCCGATATTGTAGATGGGGTGTGTGCCCTCCAGCGTCTGGTGGATGTTGATCTCAAGGCCCATCTTGCGACCTTCGGGGGTATGGGCCCAGTCTTCGAAGGCGCGTGCGCGCATGTTGTGACCGGTGCCAGTGCTGGATGTTAGGATGAGTACTCTCACGTTGATAAAAAACGGGGAGCCAATCCGACTCCACATGCTGTCCTGTTTTGGAGGATCGAATGTGCGACCCAAAATCTATGCAATCACACGAAAACGTTGCCCTGTCAATGTCAGGCTTGGGTGCGAGCAGTGGGTGATCGGTGATGGGTAAGGTAGCGGGAGCTTCCAGCTCGCGAAAAAAAGATCGAACCACGGATGCCTAATGCCTGATGGCGAATGGCTCCTGCGGTTACAAACCGCTGATAAACAACCACAGATGGGCACAGATTTTGGATGATGCTTCTTCTCTCACGATCTGTGCTATCCTGAAATTTGCTTCGCACCCTACAAGTCGAGGTTGAATGCCGCTGCGCTCTGGAGTGGTTCAAATTCGGCCCCATGCAGACTCACCAAGGTGAGTCTCACAAAAGGAGATGTGTGATAAAGGCGCGAGCTGGAAGCTCCCGCTACCTTCATCCTGACCGCGTTCTTACTCCTTGCTCGTGCGGTTCATCCGCTAAGTGAGAATCACCGATGGCACAGATAGGGAGAGGATAAAGTCATACGTCATTCACAAAACATCGTTCCTTCGCTACTGGATCGACTGCGCCGAACAGGATGGGCCTGCGGCCCAACAGTTTTTTATACCCATTATGGTTCAAAAACTGAATCCCATAACATCAGCAGGCGAATGCCTGCCGATATTCAGTAATCTAGACAAGCGCTGACTGATGTCAGACATTGTAAACATGGTTTCCTTCATTTCAACACGAGAGCTCTCAAGGCAACCGGGCAAGGCCATGGCCAAAGTTCGCAAAATGGCCCGCAGGTAATCACACAGAACGGTGTCCCTGCCGCTTACCTGATCCCCACCAGCGGTCGGGCCAACGAAGTCGATCTCGATGCCTTGCGTCGTTTATTGCTTGGCCGTGCTTTGGATGCTGCTCAAGCGGAAGCGGCTCGCTCTGGAACTTCCACACTATCGATGGACGAAATCAACTCAGAAATCGCTGCCTACCGGGGAGAGCGCAACTCAGTTCAATGCAAACAACCTGGCTGATGCCTGTCCCAGTCTGGGTCATCGATACAAAAGTCCTGATCTCCCCAGCACTGACTGCTGGGGGCACCTGCGACAAGATTCTGCCGGCGGCGATGGATGGGAAAATTCGCTTGGTGTGGAATTCGCCCATGCTCGCAGAATACCGGGCAGTTCAAGCGCGCCTAAAGTTCAAGTTTTCGCCTTCAACCGTTGCCAGCTTATTGGCAATCTTCGATCCCGGAGAACAAGTAGATTTTACGGCGCTGTCGCTTTGCCAGAT belongs to Puniceicoccaceae bacterium and includes:
- a CDS encoding PIN domain-containing protein, encoding MQTTWLMPVPVWVIDTKVLISPALTAGGTCDKILPAAMDGKIRLVWNSPMLAEYRAVQARLKFKFSPSTVASLLAIFDPGEQVDFTALSLCQILTIWHS